A stretch of the Malus domestica chromosome 08, GDT2T_hap1 genome encodes the following:
- the LOC114826486 gene encoding uncharacterized protein, which produces MRRAYLNPQFRYEDDFLAIDEVVNGLFACMDRMLGKGKEREEADCQLNLYNDKRGPFADSMTMQTRKKRTPTAWWERFGHKTLELRKFDVRVLSLTCSASGCEGNWSTFSMIHTKRRNRLEHKRLNALAYVKYSLALQQRSKKMREKYDPIVVEEIASDDEWITEIKDPVLPEDLTWLEDELLYNVEAVKNVPPLVYEGGPYIQEPREFSPPPPREPTPPCEPTQPRGLITYKRK; this is translated from the exons ATGCGGCGGGCTTACTTAAACCCACAATTTCGATATGAGGATGATTTCTTAGCTATTGATGAAGTGGTAAATGGGTTGTTTGCTTGCATGGATAGGATGCTTGGGAAAGGGAAAGAACGTGAAGAGGCCGATTGTCAATTGAATTTATATAATGATAAGCGTGGTCCATTTGCGGATTCTATGACTATGCAAACTAGGAAAAAGAGAACACCAA cGGCTTGGTGGGAGCGCTTTGGGCATAAAACACTCGAGTTAAGGAAGTTTGATGTCCGAGTTCTAAGCCTTACTTGTAGTGCGTCGGGATGTGAGGGGAATTGGAGCACATTTTCAATG ATTCATACAAAAAGAAGGAATAGACTTGAACACAAAAGGCTTAATGCTTTAGCCTATGTCAAGTATAGTTTGGCTTTACAACAGAGAAGTAAGAAAATGAGGGAGAAGTATGATCCTATTGTTGTGGAAGAAATTGCCTCCGATGATGAATGGATAACGGAGATAAAAGATCCCGTTCTTCCCGAAGATCTTACATGGCTTGAGGATGAGTTATTGTATAATGTTGAGGCCGTAAAGAATGTGCCACCCCTGGTTTATGAAGGTGGCCCATACATTCAAGAGCCTAGAGagttttctcctcctcctcctcgtgAGCCTACTCCTCCTTGCGAGCCTACTCAACCTCGGGGTCTTATTACATACAAAAGAAAATGA